One Marinibacterium anthonyi genomic region harbors:
- the cobM gene encoding Precorrin-4 C(11)-methyltransferase, whose protein sequence is MTVHFIGAGPGAPDLLTLRGRDIIAACPVCLYAGSLVPRAVLAHCPEGAHVVNTAPMDLDAIMAEIRAAHEQGKDIARLHSGDLSVWSAMGEQLRRLKAEGIPFTVTPGVPSFAAAAAALGAELTLPGIAQSVILTRTPGRASSMPDGETLENFGRTGATLALHLSIGNIARVVADLVPHYGADCPVAVVFRASWPDERIIHATLDSVEAALEPDITRTALILVGRALAGEGFTESCLYSADYDRRYRPQTADSQWVDWTEGDD, encoded by the coding sequence ATGACCGTTCATTTCATCGGCGCCGGACCCGGCGCGCCCGACCTGCTGACCCTGCGGGGCCGCGACATCATCGCCGCCTGCCCGGTGTGCCTGTATGCCGGATCGCTGGTGCCCAGGGCCGTGCTGGCGCATTGCCCCGAAGGCGCGCATGTCGTGAACACCGCGCCGATGGACCTGGACGCGATCATGGCCGAAATCCGCGCCGCGCATGAGCAGGGCAAGGATATCGCGCGGCTGCATTCGGGCGACCTGTCGGTGTGGTCGGCCATGGGCGAACAACTGCGCCGGCTGAAGGCCGAAGGCATCCCCTTTACCGTCACGCCCGGCGTGCCGAGCTTTGCCGCCGCCGCCGCCGCCCTGGGCGCGGAACTGACCCTGCCGGGGATCGCGCAGTCGGTGATCCTGACGCGCACGCCGGGGCGGGCATCGTCGATGCCCGATGGCGAGACGCTGGAGAATTTCGGGCGCACGGGCGCGACGCTGGCGCTGCACCTGTCGATCGGCAATATCGCCAGGGTGGTGGCGGACCTGGTGCCCCATTACGGGGCCGATTGCCCGGTGGCGGTGGTCTTTCGGGCCTCCTGGCCGGACGAACGGATCATCCATGCGACGCTGGACAGCGTCGAGGCGGCTTTGGAGCCGGACATCACGCGGACGGCGCTGATCCTCGTGGGGCGGGCGCTGGCGGGCGAGGGGTTCACGGAAAGCTGCCTGTATTCGGCGGATTACGACCGGCGGTACCGGCCGCAGACCGCGGACAGCCAATGGGTCGACTGGACCGAAGGCGATGACTGA
- the ghrB gene encoding Glyoxylate/hydroxypyruvate reductase B yields MTDKPKLLVLGGVTPAMNTRLSARFDMVALADQPDRAAFLAAEGPAFTAAVTGGRLPPDVMEAAPNLKLVSSFGVGYDGIDARAAAERGIIVTHTPDVLNEEVADTAILLWLAASRRIVAADHWARSGKWETDGAFPLTKSVQNRVVGIVGLGRIGQTIARRAEAFNATVLYHARSDKNVGWEYCPDLVEMAKRAEVLMVITPGGAATRHLVSDAVIRALGPDGILVNVARGTVVDEPAMVKALEEGALGGAGLDVFESEPKIPDALKAMENVVLAPHVGSASVETRQAMGDLVCDNLFKYFDDGTVLTPVPESKGLV; encoded by the coding sequence ATGACTGACAAACCGAAACTGCTTGTGCTGGGGGGCGTGACGCCCGCCATGAACACCCGCCTGTCCGCGCGCTTCGACATGGTGGCGCTGGCCGATCAGCCCGACCGCGCGGCCTTCCTGGCCGCCGAAGGCCCGGCCTTTACCGCCGCCGTCACCGGGGGCCGCCTGCCCCCCGACGTGATGGAGGCGGCGCCGAACCTCAAACTCGTCTCCAGCTTCGGCGTCGGCTATGACGGGATCGACGCCAGGGCAGCGGCCGAACGGGGCATCATCGTCACCCACACGCCGGACGTCCTGAACGAAGAGGTCGCCGATACCGCGATCCTGCTCTGGCTCGCCGCAAGCCGGCGGATCGTGGCGGCGGATCACTGGGCGCGGTCGGGCAAGTGGGAAACCGACGGGGCCTTCCCGCTGACGAAATCCGTGCAGAACCGGGTGGTCGGCATCGTCGGCCTGGGCCGGATCGGCCAGACCATCGCCAGGCGGGCCGAGGCGTTCAACGCGACGGTGCTCTACCACGCGCGCAGCGACAAGAACGTCGGCTGGGAATATTGCCCCGACCTTGTCGAGATGGCGAAACGCGCCGAGGTGCTGATGGTCATCACCCCCGGCGGGGCGGCAACCCGGCACCTGGTGTCGGACGCCGTGATCCGCGCGCTGGGGCCCGACGGGATCCTGGTCAACGTGGCGCGCGGCACCGTGGTGGACGAACCCGCGATGGTGAAGGCGCTCGAGGAAGGGGCCCTGGGCGGGGCGGGGCTTGACGTGTTCGAATCCGAACCGAAGATCCCCGATGCGCTCAAGGCGATGGAGAACGTCGTGCTGGCGCCCCATGTCGGCAGCGCCTCGGTCGAGACGCGCCAGGCGATGGGCGACCTGGTCTGCGACAACCTCTTCAAGTACTTCGACGACGGAACCGTGCTGACCCCGGTCCCCGAAAGCAAAGGCCTCGTCTGA
- a CDS encoding precorrin 6A synthase, whose translation MITLHLIGIGTGNPDHVTMEARKAMAGADLILVPEKGDDKTDLADLRRQIVAEVCPDVTVEGFAMPVRDPALPYLERVERWHDAIAGRWAGAMARYPQAREVVLLVWGDPSLYDSTLRIAARLRPAPKLRVVPGITALQALTAAHAIPLNTVNGPVTITTGRRLRDHGWPEGAETVAVMLDGECSFLGLAPEGVRIWWGACLGMANQVLDAGPLAEAGPRIVAARAEARAAHGWIMDIYLLRRT comes from the coding sequence GTGATCACGCTGCACCTGATCGGCATCGGCACGGGCAATCCCGATCACGTGACGATGGAGGCGCGCAAGGCGATGGCCGGCGCGGACCTGATCCTGGTGCCCGAGAAAGGCGACGACAAGACCGACCTGGCCGACCTGCGGCGCCAGATCGTGGCGGAGGTCTGTCCGGATGTGACGGTCGAAGGCTTCGCGATGCCGGTGCGGGACCCGGCCCTGCCCTACCTGGAGCGGGTGGAGCGCTGGCATGACGCGATTGCCGGGCGGTGGGCCGGGGCGATGGCGCGGTATCCGCAGGCGCGGGAGGTGGTGTTGCTGGTCTGGGGGGATCCGTCGCTGTACGACAGCACCTTGCGGATCGCGGCGCGGCTTCGGCCTGCGCCGAAGCTGCGCGTGGTGCCGGGGATCACGGCGCTGCAGGCGCTGACGGCGGCGCATGCGATCCCGCTGAACACCGTGAACGGGCCGGTGACGATCACCACGGGGCGGCGGCTGCGCGATCACGGCTGGCCCGAGGGGGCCGAGACGGTCGCGGTGATGCTGGACGGGGAGTGCAGTTTCCTGGGGCTGGCACCGGAGGGCGTTCGGATCTGGTGGGGCGCCTGCCTGGGGATGGCGAACCAGGTGCTGGACGCCGGGCCGCTGGCGGAGGCGGGGCCGAGGATCGTGGCCGCACGGGCCGAGGCGCGGGCGGCGCATGGGTGGATCATGGACATCTACCTGCTGCGCCGGACCTGA
- the cobB_2 gene encoding Cobyrinic acid A,C-diamide synthase — protein sequence MTDMPPELPGMPPGLLVSAPASGTGKTTVMLGLLRALAEDGLEVQPFKSGPDYIDPAFHFAAARRASFNVDTWAMDDGLLNAVGARAMGADIVIAEGSMGLYDGVATQGQSGFGTSAETAARMGWPVVLVIDAGGQAQSAAATALGFRSYRPDLPFAGVILNRVASPRHERLIRRGMEAVDIPVLGVLPRRGDLTLPERHLGLIQAVEHPDLETAIAGYAQFLRAHVDLAAIRAAAASVSLRGTGTLPQPPAQRIALARDAAFSFTYPHILEGWRAAGAEIVPFSPLADEAPDGDADIVWLPGGYPELHAGPLAAAGTFLDGLRAHAATRPVHGECGGYMALGEALIDKEGVSHRMAGLLGLVTSYETRKFHLGYRRAVLEAPMPGFGAGAALRGHEFHYSTITEQPDAPLARVGDADGNAVPETGSRRGHVTGTFFHLIAGEAG from the coding sequence ATGACTGACATGCCCCCCGAATTGCCCGGAATGCCCCCCGGATTGCTGGTGTCCGCCCCCGCGTCGGGGACGGGCAAGACGACCGTCATGCTGGGGCTGTTGCGGGCGCTGGCCGAGGACGGGCTGGAGGTGCAGCCGTTCAAGTCCGGCCCCGATTACATCGACCCGGCGTTCCATTTCGCCGCCGCGCGGCGGGCGTCGTTCAATGTCGACACCTGGGCGATGGACGATGGCCTGCTGAACGCGGTGGGGGCGCGGGCCATGGGCGCCGATATCGTCATCGCCGAAGGGTCGATGGGCCTGTACGACGGGGTCGCGACGCAGGGGCAGTCGGGCTTTGGCACGTCGGCGGAAACGGCGGCGCGGATGGGCTGGCCCGTGGTGCTGGTGATCGATGCCGGCGGACAGGCGCAATCGGCGGCGGCGACGGCCCTGGGCTTTCGCAGCTACCGGCCGGACCTGCCGTTCGCGGGGGTGATCCTGAACCGGGTGGCGTCGCCCCGCCACGAACGGCTGATCCGGCGGGGGATGGAGGCGGTCGATATCCCCGTGCTGGGCGTGCTGCCGCGACGGGGCGACCTGACGCTGCCGGAACGGCATCTGGGGCTGATCCAGGCAGTGGAACATCCGGACCTGGAAACCGCGATTGCCGGCTACGCGCAGTTCCTGCGGGCCCATGTGGACCTGGCGGCGATCCGGGCGGCGGCGGCGTCGGTGTCGTTGCGCGGGACCGGGACTTTGCCGCAGCCGCCGGCGCAGCGGATCGCGCTGGCGCGGGATGCGGCGTTTTCGTTCACCTATCCGCATATCCTGGAAGGCTGGCGCGCGGCGGGGGCCGAGATCGTGCCGTTTTCGCCGCTGGCGGACGAGGCGCCCGACGGGGATGCGGATATCGTGTGGTTGCCGGGTGGGTACCCGGAATTGCACGCCGGGCCACTGGCGGCGGCGGGGACGTTTCTGGACGGTCTGCGCGCCCATGCCGCGACGCGGCCCGTGCATGGGGAATGCGGCGGCTACATGGCCCTGGGCGAGGCGCTGATCGACAAGGAAGGCGTGTCGCACCGGATGGCGGGCCTGCTGGGGCTGGTGACGTCGTATGAGACGCGCAAGTTCCACCTGGGCTATCGGCGCGCGGTGCTTGAGGCGCCGATGCCGGGGTTTGGTGCGGGTGCGGCGCTGCGGGGGCACGAGTTCCACTATTCCACGATCACTGAGCAGCCGGATGCGCCCCTGGCCCGGGTCGGGGATGCGGATGGCAACGCGGTGCCCGAGACCGGGTCGCGGCGGGGCCATGTGACCGGGACGTTCTTTCACCTGATCGCGGGAGAAGCGGGATGA
- the cysG_3 gene encoding Siroheme synthase codes for MSGFVSFVGSGPGDPELLTLKAVDRLKRADAVLFDDLSSGPILAHVRPDADLVGVGKRAGRPSPRQDHVSRLLLDYAQSGQRVVRLKSGDGGMFGRLEEELVTLQAAGVPYEIIPGVPSACAAAAAAGIPLTRRLTARRVQFVTGHDVTGALPEDLNLAALADPGATTVVFMGKRTFPGFAALLMANGLPGDTPALLAENVSHADQRLVRSSVAALAQELADGGPGVNPALILYGPLAGDAP; via the coding sequence ATGAGCGGGTTCGTGAGCTTTGTGGGGTCGGGTCCGGGCGATCCGGAACTGCTGACCCTGAAGGCGGTGGACCGGCTGAAACGGGCGGATGCGGTGCTGTTCGACGATCTGTCGTCGGGGCCGATCCTGGCGCATGTGCGCCCCGATGCGGACCTGGTGGGCGTCGGCAAACGCGCCGGACGGCCATCGCCCAGGCAGGACCACGTAAGCCGGCTGCTGCTGGATTACGCCCAAAGCGGTCAACGGGTCGTGCGGCTGAAGTCCGGCGATGGCGGGATGTTCGGGCGGCTCGAGGAAGAGCTGGTGACGCTGCAGGCGGCCGGTGTGCCCTACGAGATCATTCCCGGTGTGCCGTCCGCCTGCGCGGCGGCGGCGGCGGCGGGGATCCCGCTGACCCGGCGGCTGACGGCGCGGCGGGTGCAGTTCGTCACCGGCCATGACGTCACGGGCGCCCTGCCCGAGGATCTGAACCTGGCGGCGCTGGCCGATCCGGGGGCGACGACGGTGGTCTTCATGGGGAAACGGACGTTTCCGGGATTTGCCGCGCTGCTGATGGCGAACGGGCTGCCGGGGGACACGCCGGCCTTGCTGGCCGAGAACGTGAGCCATGCGGATCAGCGGCTTGTCCGTTCCAGTGTTGCCGCGCTGGCGCAGGAGCTGGCCGACGGCGGTCCGGGGGTGAACCCGGCGCTGATCCTCTACGGGCCGCTGGCGGGGGACGCGCCGTGA